In a single window of the Gemmatimonadales bacterium genome:
- the purF gene encoding amidophosphoribosyltransferase, protein MCGIIGVSNHPEAARLAYLGLYALQHRGQESAGIVSVDDAGVARTHRGMGLVSDVFSEGVLESFEGTTAIGHTRYSTAGSSVLANSQPVLVRFSGGTLALAHNGNLTNAAELRRELVDGGSIFGSTMDSEILVHLIARSRHDDPADRIRDALSRAEGAYSLVITVNGQLYAIVDPRGFRPLMLGKVGDAPVVASESCALDIVGARTVCELEPGSFVCIDGGRIDYLEPLPERAPAHCVFELVYFSRPDSLIFGESVDQFRRSLGRQLAREQPAPGCDCVFSVPDSSNAAALGFSDESGIPLEHALIRNHYVGRTFIHPAQAGRDAKVKIKYNPVREVLSGRKVVVVDDSIVRGTTSRGLVEMIRRAGASEVHFRVASAPIVGPCYYGIDTPDRDELIAATHSIEEIRAFLGVDSLGYLSREGMLAAGTRDAGRFCDACFSGHYPTPVPAEAAKLRLEAGLEPTHKGPS, encoded by the coding sequence ATGTGCGGCATCATCGGCGTATCGAATCATCCTGAGGCGGCGCGGCTGGCCTATCTCGGCCTGTACGCGCTCCAGCATCGCGGCCAGGAGTCGGCCGGCATCGTGTCGGTGGACGACGCGGGCGTGGCGCGCACCCATCGCGGCATGGGCCTGGTGTCCGACGTCTTCTCCGAGGGCGTGCTGGAGAGCTTCGAGGGCACGACCGCCATCGGCCACACCCGCTACAGCACGGCGGGCTCCAGCGTCCTCGCCAACTCGCAGCCGGTGCTGGTCCGGTTCAGCGGCGGGACCCTCGCACTCGCCCACAACGGGAACCTCACCAACGCGGCCGAGCTGAGGCGCGAGCTGGTGGACGGCGGCAGCATCTTCGGCTCGACGATGGACTCGGAGATCCTGGTCCACCTCATCGCCCGCTCGCGCCACGACGATCCGGCGGACCGGATCCGGGACGCGCTGTCCCGGGCGGAGGGCGCCTACTCGCTGGTGATCACCGTCAACGGCCAGCTGTACGCCATCGTCGATCCGCGCGGCTTCCGGCCCCTGATGCTCGGCAAGGTGGGCGACGCCCCGGTGGTGGCCTCGGAGAGCTGCGCGCTGGACATCGTGGGCGCGCGTACCGTGTGCGAGCTGGAGCCGGGATCGTTCGTGTGCATCGACGGCGGCCGGATCGACTACCTCGAGCCGCTCCCGGAGCGGGCGCCGGCCCACTGCGTCTTCGAGCTGGTGTACTTCTCGCGGCCCGACAGCCTCATCTTCGGCGAGAGCGTGGATCAGTTCCGGCGCAGCCTCGGCCGCCAGCTGGCGCGCGAGCAGCCCGCGCCCGGCTGCGACTGCGTGTTCTCCGTGCCGGACTCGTCGAACGCGGCCGCGCTCGGGTTCTCCGACGAGTCGGGCATCCCGCTCGAGCACGCCCTCATCCGCAACCACTACGTGGGGCGGACGTTCATCCACCCCGCGCAGGCGGGACGCGACGCCAAGGTCAAGATCAAGTACAACCCGGTGCGCGAGGTGCTGTCCGGCCGGAAGGTCGTCGTCGTGGACGACTCCATCGTGCGGGGCACCACCAGCCGCGGTCTGGTGGAGATGATCCGGCGCGCGGGCGCGAGCGAGGTGCATTTCCGGGTGGCGTCGGCCCCGATCGTCGGGCCGTGCTACTACGGCATCGACACGCCCGACCGCGACGAGTTGATCGCGGCCACGCACTCCATCGAGGAGATCCGCGCGTTTCTCGGCGTGGATTCGCTCGGGTACCTGTCGCGCGAGGGCATGCTCGCCGCCGGGACCCGCGATGCGGGCCGTTTCTGTGATGCCTGTTTCTCCGGGCATTACCCCACGCCCGTGCCGGCCGAGGCCGCCAAGCTGCGCCTCGAGGCCGGGCTCGAACCTACCCACAAGGGTCCGTCATGA
- a CDS encoding phosphatidylserine decarboxylase family protein gives MRIAPEGWPFIRVALALDAALAVVWYSWPGWTWLLLAVGIVLTAWVAAFFRDPERTGPRGEGVVIAPADGRVCSIAQVDEPMYLHHQATRISIFMSVFDVHVNRLPVSGEVEVVHYNPGEFTVASHDKASLVNEQSSVGIQTPRGQVLVRQIAGSIARRIVTDVGPGDRAEQGARFGMIRFGSRVDVFLEPSAAVKVELNQTVRAGETVLAELRA, from the coding sequence ATGCGCATCGCGCCCGAGGGATGGCCGTTCATTCGAGTGGCGCTCGCTCTGGACGCGGCGCTCGCCGTCGTGTGGTACTCGTGGCCGGGCTGGACCTGGCTGCTGCTCGCGGTGGGGATCGTCCTGACGGCGTGGGTCGCGGCCTTCTTCCGCGATCCCGAGCGCACGGGGCCGCGCGGCGAGGGGGTGGTGATCGCGCCGGCCGACGGCCGGGTGTGCAGCATCGCCCAGGTGGACGAGCCGATGTATCTTCACCACCAGGCGACCCGCATCTCCATATTCATGAGCGTGTTCGACGTGCACGTGAACCGGCTCCCGGTTTCCGGAGAGGTCGAGGTGGTCCATTACAACCCCGGGGAGTTCACCGTGGCGAGCCACGACAAGGCGTCGCTGGTGAACGAGCAGTCGTCGGTGGGCATCCAGACGCCCCGCGGGCAGGTGCTGGTGCGGCAGATCGCGGGCAGCATCGCGCGCCGCATCGTGACCGACGTGGGGCCGGGCGACCGCGCGGAGCAGGGCGCACGGTTCGGGATGATCCGGTTCGGGTCGCGGGTGGACGTATTCCTCGAACCGTCGGCCGCCGTGAAGGTGGAGCTGAACCAGACCGTGCGCGCCGGCGAGACGGTGCTCGCGGAGCTGCGCGCGTGA
- the pssA gene encoding CDP-diacylglycerol--serine O-phosphatidyltransferase codes for MTAPRPRPRGMRRAIVILPSAFTSGNLFFGVWSIIESARGAFATAAWFIVVAAVLDLLDGRVARMSRTGSTFGAELDSLVDIVSFGVGPAMLVYFWRFHTGDWGWLVSFIYVLAAALRLARFNVIQAGQAKTHFIGLSSPVSGITLASSYTFTQTSWFAHDLGFVPVPQLVVLLTIVLALLMVSQVPYPVFPKVGLRSWRGRVSLAGHVAAVALALYYPEYFFFPAGLGLITFGLVRAVFLGLLDRLPERDPMRDDDEDETRQVEYDLAPGRMRFHLGRRRHRGGPRPGAGAL; via the coding sequence GTGACCGCGCCGCGGCCCCGCCCGCGCGGCATGCGGCGGGCCATCGTCATCCTGCCGAGCGCCTTCACGTCGGGCAACCTGTTCTTCGGCGTGTGGTCGATCATCGAGTCGGCGCGCGGCGCGTTCGCCACCGCGGCGTGGTTCATCGTCGTGGCCGCGGTGCTCGACCTGCTGGACGGCCGCGTCGCGAGGATGAGCCGCACCGGGAGCACCTTCGGCGCGGAGCTGGACTCGCTGGTGGACATCGTCTCGTTCGGCGTCGGGCCCGCGATGCTGGTCTACTTCTGGCGGTTCCACACCGGCGACTGGGGATGGCTGGTGTCGTTCATCTACGTCCTGGCGGCGGCGCTGCGGCTCGCGCGGTTCAACGTGATCCAGGCCGGCCAGGCCAAGACCCACTTCATCGGCCTGTCCTCGCCGGTGTCGGGCATCACGCTCGCGTCGTCGTACACCTTCACGCAGACGTCCTGGTTCGCCCATGACCTCGGCTTCGTGCCGGTGCCGCAGCTCGTGGTGCTGCTGACCATCGTGCTGGCGCTGCTGATGGTGAGCCAGGTGCCCTACCCCGTCTTCCCGAAGGTGGGCCTGCGCAGCTGGCGGGGCCGGGTGTCGCTGGCGGGGCACGTGGCCGCGGTGGCGCTGGCCCTGTACTACCCCGAGTACTTCTTCTTTCCGGCGGGCCTCGGGCTCATCACGTTCGGGCTGGTGCGGGCCGTGTTCCTCGGGCTGCTGGACCGGCTCCCCGAGCGCGACCCGATGCGGGACGACGACGAGGACGAGACCCGCCAGGTCGAGTACGACCTTGCGCCGGGCCGCATGCGCTTCCACCTCGGCCGGCGCCGCCATCGCGGCGGGCCGCGGCCGGGAGCCGGCGCGCTGTGA
- the purS gene encoding phosphoribosylformylglycinamidine synthase subunit PurS, whose amino-acid sequence MSRFLARVRVMPRPSILDPQGQAVSHALGELGFGGVGDVRIGRAVELLLDAASPDAAREGALRMCERLLANPVTEDYVLETVEPAP is encoded by the coding sequence GTGAGCCGGTTCCTCGCCCGGGTGCGGGTGATGCCGCGGCCCTCGATCCTCGATCCGCAGGGCCAGGCGGTGTCCCACGCGCTCGGCGAGCTGGGCTTCGGCGGCGTGGGCGACGTGCGCATCGGCCGCGCCGTGGAGCTGCTGCTCGACGCCGCCTCGCCCGACGCCGCGCGCGAGGGCGCGCTGCGGATGTGCGAACGGCTGCTGGCCAATCCGGTGACGGAGGACTACGTGCTCGAGACGGTGGAGCCCGCCCCGTGA
- the ppdK gene encoding pyruvate, phosphate dikinase, whose translation MSRYVYSFGAGRADGSAKMKNVLGGKGANLAEMTNLGIPVPPGFTISAELCNAYIANQTYPPELKGEVQAALKKVEAVMGRTFGAATKPLLVSVRSGAAVSMPGMMDTILNLGMNDAVAAALAQETGNPQFAYDAYRRFVQMYGDVVLGLKGSRSPFEPLLAAKKKAKKVERDIDLPAEDLRALVGEYKAALKKLLPSGFPEEPEAQLWGAIEAVWRSWMGDRAVAYRRIHHVPETLGTAVSVMAMVFGNFGEDSGTGVAFTRDPSTGEKRFFGEFLVNAQGEDVVAGIRTPEPVELMAKKFPPAYQQLVDTYQRLEKHYRDMQDLEFTVERGKLFLLQTRNGKRTGAAAVRVAVDMVGEKMLTEQEALLRVSPDALDQLLHPMVDPAAPCTVLATGLPASPGAAAGQVVFEAHEAFDWAKDGKAVVLVRAETSPEDIKGMAAAKGILTARGGMTSHAAVVARGMGKCCVVGAKAVEVDEAAGVFRANGRTVKRGDWVTLDGSTGRVIDGQVKLVEPKLSGQFAQFMQWADRERTIKVRTNADTPLDARRAREFGAEGIGLCRTEHMFFEGDRIAAMREMIVARDVAGRRKALAKLLPMQREDFEGIFTAMDGYPVTIRLLDPPLHEFLPHEPELVAALAKQMGISAAELTATVESLREANPMLGHRGCRLGITYPEITEMQAQAIFEAAVNVAAKGVKVMPEVMVPLVAVVAELKNQVDIVRRVAAEVFAKAKREVPYLAGTMIELPRAALTADEIAQVAEFFSYGTNDLTQTTFGLSRDDAGRFLPAYVEAGILENDPFQVLDQQGVGKLVRLGIELGRSVRKDLKVGICGEHGGEPSSVMFCHDVGMNYVSCSPFRVPIARLAAAQAALKAKGAEDRTGATV comes from the coding sequence ATGAGTCGCTACGTCTACTCCTTCGGCGCGGGTCGCGCCGACGGCTCCGCCAAGATGAAGAACGTGCTCGGCGGCAAGGGCGCCAACCTCGCCGAGATGACCAACCTCGGCATCCCGGTGCCCCCCGGCTTCACCATCAGCGCCGAGCTGTGCAACGCCTACATCGCCAACCAGACCTACCCGCCGGAGCTGAAGGGCGAGGTACAGGCCGCGCTGAAGAAGGTCGAAGCGGTGATGGGCCGCACGTTCGGGGCGGCGACCAAGCCGCTGCTGGTGTCGGTGCGCTCCGGGGCCGCGGTGTCGATGCCGGGGATGATGGACACCATCCTGAACCTGGGGATGAACGACGCGGTCGCCGCCGCGCTCGCCCAGGAGACCGGCAACCCGCAGTTCGCCTACGACGCCTACCGGCGCTTCGTGCAGATGTACGGCGACGTCGTGCTGGGCCTCAAGGGCAGCCGCAGCCCGTTCGAGCCGCTGCTGGCCGCGAAGAAGAAGGCGAAGAAGGTCGAGCGCGACATCGACCTGCCGGCCGAGGACCTCCGGGCCCTGGTCGGCGAGTACAAGGCGGCGCTCAAGAAGCTCCTGCCCTCCGGGTTCCCCGAGGAGCCCGAGGCCCAGCTGTGGGGCGCGATCGAGGCGGTGTGGCGTTCGTGGATGGGCGACCGCGCGGTGGCCTACCGGCGCATCCACCACGTGCCGGAGACCCTGGGCACCGCCGTCTCGGTGATGGCGATGGTGTTCGGCAACTTCGGCGAGGACTCGGGTACGGGGGTGGCGTTCACCCGCGACCCTTCGACCGGGGAGAAGCGGTTCTTCGGCGAGTTCCTGGTCAACGCGCAGGGCGAGGACGTGGTGGCCGGCATCCGCACGCCGGAGCCCGTCGAGCTGATGGCGAAGAAGTTCCCGCCCGCCTACCAGCAGCTGGTGGACACCTACCAGCGGCTCGAGAAGCACTACCGCGACATGCAGGACCTCGAGTTCACGGTCGAGCGCGGCAAGCTGTTCCTGCTGCAGACGCGGAACGGGAAGCGCACCGGCGCGGCGGCCGTGCGCGTCGCGGTGGACATGGTGGGCGAGAAGATGCTCACCGAGCAGGAGGCGCTGCTCCGCGTCTCGCCGGACGCCCTGGACCAGCTGCTCCACCCGATGGTGGACCCGGCGGCGCCGTGCACCGTGCTGGCGACCGGGCTGCCGGCCTCGCCGGGCGCGGCGGCCGGCCAGGTCGTGTTCGAGGCCCACGAGGCGTTCGATTGGGCCAAGGACGGCAAGGCGGTGGTGCTGGTGCGGGCCGAGACCTCGCCCGAGGACATCAAGGGCATGGCCGCGGCCAAGGGGATCCTGACGGCGCGCGGCGGGATGACGTCGCACGCGGCGGTGGTGGCGCGCGGGATGGGCAAGTGCTGCGTGGTGGGCGCCAAGGCCGTCGAGGTGGACGAGGCGGCCGGCGTGTTCCGCGCCAACGGCCGCACCGTCAAGCGCGGCGACTGGGTCACCCTCGACGGCTCGACCGGCCGGGTGATCGACGGGCAGGTCAAGCTGGTCGAGCCGAAGCTCTCCGGCCAGTTCGCGCAGTTCATGCAGTGGGCCGACCGCGAGCGGACGATCAAGGTGCGCACCAACGCCGACACGCCGCTCGACGCGCGGCGGGCGCGGGAGTTCGGCGCCGAGGGGATCGGCCTGTGCCGCACCGAGCACATGTTCTTCGAGGGGGACCGCATCGCGGCGATGCGCGAGATGATCGTCGCGCGCGACGTGGCCGGCCGCCGCAAGGCGCTCGCCAAGCTGCTCCCGATGCAGCGCGAGGACTTCGAGGGGATCTTCACCGCGATGGACGGCTACCCGGTCACCATCCGGCTCCTGGATCCGCCGCTGCACGAGTTCCTGCCGCACGAGCCGGAGCTGGTCGCGGCGCTGGCCAAGCAGATGGGCATCAGCGCGGCCGAGCTGACGGCGACGGTGGAGTCGCTGCGCGAGGCCAATCCGATGCTCGGCCACCGCGGCTGCCGCCTCGGCATCACCTATCCCGAGATCACCGAGATGCAGGCGCAGGCGATCTTCGAGGCCGCCGTGAACGTGGCCGCGAAGGGCGTCAAGGTGATGCCGGAGGTGATGGTGCCCCTGGTGGCCGTCGTCGCCGAGCTGAAGAACCAGGTGGACATCGTGCGGCGGGTCGCGGCCGAGGTGTTCGCGAAGGCCAAGCGCGAGGTGCCCTACCTCGCCGGCACGATGATCGAGCTGCCGCGCGCCGCGCTGACGGCCGACGAGATCGCCCAGGTCGCGGAGTTCTTCTCCTACGGCACCAACGACCTGACCCAGACCACGTTCGGCCTGTCGCGCGACGACGCCGGCCGGTTCCTCCCGGCCTACGTCGAGGCCGGCATTCTGGAGAACGACCCGTTCCAGGTGCTCGACCAGCAGGGGGTCGGCAAGCTGGTGCGGCTCGGCATCGAGCTGGGCCGCAGCGTGCGCAAGGACCTCAAGGTCGGCATCTGCGGCGAGCACGGGGGCGAGCCGTCGAGCGTGATGTTCTGCCACGACGTCGGCATGAACTACGTGTCCTGCTCGCCGTTCCGGGTGCCGATCGCCCGGCTGGCGGCCGCGCAGGCTGCACTCAAGGCCAAGGGCGCCGAGGACCGGACCGGCGCCACGGTGTGA
- a CDS encoding phosphoribosylaminoimidazolesuccinocarboxamide synthase has protein sequence MTVTMRSDLPLPLERRGKVREVYRVDDGRLLIVASDRISAFDVVLGEPVPHKGEVLTQLSAFWFARLAAAVPHHCLTADAAEIVAAVPALGTHRAALAGRAMLVRRSEPVPFECVVRGYISGSAWKEYRQSGTLAGEPMPAGLSESDRLPEPIFSPATKAEVGHDENVTFDQVAEALGDRLAGELRERSLALYGEAQAFAAARGIIIADTKFEFGRSADGRLVLIDEVLTPDSSRFWPASGYRPGRGQPSFDKQPVRDYLEGLRRAGTWNGEAPAPPLPAEVVRATTDRYREIFRRLTESTVEAS, from the coding sequence ATGACGGTGACGATGCGGAGCGACCTGCCGCTGCCCCTCGAGCGCCGCGGCAAGGTGCGCGAGGTGTACCGCGTGGACGACGGGCGGCTGCTGATCGTGGCCAGCGACCGCATCAGCGCCTTCGACGTGGTGTTGGGCGAGCCCGTCCCGCACAAGGGCGAGGTGCTGACCCAGCTCAGCGCCTTCTGGTTCGCCCGCCTCGCCGCCGCGGTACCGCACCACTGCCTGACGGCGGACGCAGCCGAGATCGTCGCCGCGGTGCCCGCGCTCGGCACCCACCGGGCCGCGCTGGCGGGCCGGGCGATGCTGGTGCGCCGCAGCGAGCCGGTCCCGTTCGAGTGCGTGGTGCGCGGCTACATCTCGGGCTCGGCGTGGAAGGAGTACCGCCAGTCCGGCACGCTGGCCGGCGAGCCCATGCCGGCGGGACTCAGCGAGTCGGACCGGCTGCCCGAGCCCATCTTCTCCCCGGCGACCAAGGCCGAGGTCGGGCACGACGAGAACGTCACGTTCGATCAGGTGGCCGAGGCGCTCGGCGACCGGCTCGCCGGCGAGCTGCGGGAGCGCTCGCTGGCCCTGTACGGCGAGGCGCAGGCGTTCGCCGCCGCCCGCGGCATCATCATCGCCGACACCAAGTTCGAGTTCGGCCGCTCCGCCGACGGGCGGCTGGTGCTGATCGACGAGGTGCTGACCCCGGACTCGTCGCGCTTCTGGCCGGCGTCGGGCTACCGCCCGGGCCGGGGACAGCCCAGCTTCGACAAGCAGCCGGTCCGCGACTACCTGGAGGGACTGCGGCGCGCCGGCACCTGGAACGGCGAGGCCCCGGCCCCGCCGCTCCCGGCCGAGGTGGTGCGCGCCACCACCGACCGGTACCGCGAGATCTTCCGCCGTCTGACCGAGTCCACCGTGGAGGCATCGTGA
- the purQ gene encoding phosphoribosylformylglycinamidine synthase subunit PurQ — protein MKVAVVRFPGSNCDADAWHAARAAGAEAVYVWHRSADLGGADVVVLPGGFCYGDYLRPGAIARFSPVMRAVAAHAAAGRPVLGICNGFQVLCEARLLPGALARNSGLSFVCRPVTVRVESDATPFTARYDRGQLLTMPVAHGDGRYVADEATLDRLEREERVVFRYAGGNPNGAMRDIAGITNEGRNVVGLMPHPERASDALLGSDDGAAMFALAGVAAGV, from the coding sequence GTGAAGGTCGCCGTGGTGCGCTTCCCCGGCTCCAACTGCGACGCGGACGCGTGGCACGCGGCCCGGGCGGCGGGAGCGGAGGCCGTCTACGTCTGGCACCGGTCCGCCGACCTCGGCGGCGCGGACGTGGTGGTGCTGCCGGGCGGCTTCTGCTACGGCGACTACCTGCGCCCCGGCGCCATCGCGCGCTTCTCGCCCGTGATGCGCGCCGTGGCCGCGCACGCGGCCGCGGGCCGGCCGGTGCTCGGCATCTGCAACGGATTCCAGGTGCTGTGCGAGGCCCGCCTGCTGCCGGGCGCCCTGGCGCGGAACAGCGGCCTGTCGTTCGTCTGCCGGCCGGTCACCGTGCGGGTGGAGTCCGACGCGACGCCGTTCACGGCGCGCTACGACCGCGGCCAGCTGCTCACCATGCCGGTCGCGCACGGCGACGGCCGCTACGTGGCGGACGAGGCCACTTTGGACCGCCTGGAGCGCGAGGAGCGCGTGGTGTTCCGCTACGCCGGCGGCAATCCCAACGGCGCGATGCGGGACATCGCGGGTATCACCAACGAAGGGCGCAATGTGGTTGGCCTGATGCCGCACCCGGAGCGGGCGTCGGACGCGCTGCTCGGCTCCGACGACGGTGCGGCCATGTTCGCGCTGGCGGGCGTCGCGGCCGGCGTATGA
- the purL gene encoding phosphoribosylformylglycinamidine synthase subunit PurL — MTARPRPGDPPVTPELVRQHGLTSEEFERIRSLLGREPTYVELGIFSALWSEHCAYKHSRPVLKAFPTQGPQVLQGPGENAGVVRIGEGWAVAFKMESHNHPSAVEPYQGAATGVGGILRDIFTMGARPIAVLDSLRFGPLERDRQRYLMKGVVRGIGDYGNCVGVPTVAGEVAFDAAYEGNPLVNAMCVGLLREDELIRARAAGPGNPIIAVGARTGRDGIHGASFASEELSAKSEARRPQVQVGDPFTEKLLVEASLELIRSGHIVAIQDMGAAGLTSSSAEMAARGGVGVEIDARLVPTRESGMTPYEVLLSESQERMLVVARRGREREVDAICRTWELGSAVIGHVTDDGMYRVRWGDDVVAEIPGRDLVDRAPVYHPEARESAEVAARRARPLPPLPPGQDLGEVLERLLDLPTIASKRWVYEQYDTSVQTNTVLGPGGDAAVLRVRGSRLGIAVSCAASGRYVWLDPYEGGKAAVAEAARNLAVTGARPLGITDCLNFGNPDKPEVFYQFREACRGIADACRALDTPVTGGNVSFYNESPSGAVLPTPVVGMVGVLADAAARVPAPFQRPGDAILLLGRLRGELGASQYLSLLTGEVFGQPPRVDLAAERALVECLVACAGRGLLASAHDVAEGGFAVALAESAALALLGADVRLEPEREGAGAAALLFGEDQGVVVASAPADRAAAVADLAARHGVPCRAIGTVGASGGDVTIRVGSEQVVRPVARLRRIYEDALPRRLNGAGGTQLARGN; from the coding sequence GTGACGGCGCGTCCCCGCCCCGGGGATCCCCCCGTCACCCCGGAGCTGGTCCGCCAGCACGGCCTCACTTCCGAAGAGTTCGAGCGCATCCGGTCGCTCCTGGGCCGGGAGCCGACCTACGTCGAGCTGGGCATCTTTTCCGCGCTGTGGAGCGAGCACTGCGCGTACAAGCACTCGCGCCCGGTGCTCAAGGCCTTCCCGACCCAGGGCCCGCAGGTCCTCCAGGGCCCCGGCGAGAACGCCGGGGTCGTGCGGATCGGCGAGGGCTGGGCCGTCGCCTTCAAGATGGAATCGCACAACCACCCGTCGGCCGTGGAGCCGTACCAGGGCGCAGCCACGGGCGTCGGCGGCATCCTGCGCGACATCTTCACCATGGGCGCCCGGCCCATCGCCGTGCTGGACTCCCTGCGCTTCGGTCCGCTGGAGCGGGACCGGCAGCGCTATCTGATGAAAGGGGTGGTCCGCGGCATCGGCGACTACGGCAACTGCGTCGGCGTCCCGACGGTGGCCGGCGAGGTCGCCTTCGACGCGGCGTACGAGGGCAACCCCCTGGTGAACGCGATGTGCGTCGGGCTGCTCCGCGAGGACGAGCTGATCCGGGCCCGCGCCGCCGGCCCCGGCAACCCGATCATCGCCGTGGGCGCGCGCACCGGGCGCGACGGCATCCACGGCGCGTCGTTCGCCTCCGAGGAGCTGTCGGCGAAGAGCGAGGCGCGCCGGCCCCAGGTCCAGGTGGGCGACCCGTTCACCGAGAAGCTGCTGGTGGAGGCGTCGCTCGAGCTGATCCGGTCGGGGCACATCGTGGCGATCCAGGACATGGGCGCGGCGGGCCTCACGTCCAGCTCGGCCGAGATGGCGGCCCGCGGCGGCGTCGGGGTGGAGATCGACGCCAGGCTCGTGCCGACGCGCGAGAGCGGGATGACCCCGTACGAGGTCCTGCTGTCCGAATCGCAGGAACGGATGCTGGTAGTGGCGCGCCGCGGGCGGGAGCGCGAGGTCGACGCGATCTGCCGGACCTGGGAGCTGGGCAGCGCCGTCATCGGCCACGTGACCGACGACGGGATGTACCGCGTGCGCTGGGGCGACGACGTCGTGGCGGAGATCCCGGGCCGCGACCTGGTGGATCGCGCGCCGGTCTATCACCCCGAGGCGCGCGAGAGCGCCGAGGTCGCGGCCCGCCGCGCGCGGCCGCTGCCGCCGCTCCCGCCCGGCCAGGACCTCGGCGAGGTGCTCGAGCGGCTGCTCGACCTGCCGACCATCGCCTCCAAGCGCTGGGTGTACGAGCAGTACGACACGTCGGTGCAGACCAATACGGTCTTGGGGCCCGGCGGCGACGCCGCCGTCCTGCGGGTGCGCGGCAGCCGCCTGGGCATCGCGGTGAGCTGCGCGGCCAGCGGGCGCTACGTCTGGCTCGACCCGTACGAGGGCGGCAAGGCGGCGGTTGCCGAGGCCGCGCGCAACCTCGCGGTGACGGGGGCGCGGCCGCTGGGCATCACCGACTGCCTGAACTTCGGCAATCCCGACAAGCCGGAGGTGTTCTACCAGTTCCGCGAGGCGTGCCGCGGCATCGCGGACGCGTGCCGCGCGCTGGACACGCCGGTCACGGGCGGCAACGTCTCGTTCTACAACGAGAGCCCGTCGGGGGCGGTGCTGCCGACGCCGGTGGTGGGCATGGTCGGCGTGCTGGCGGACGCCGCGGCCCGCGTGCCGGCGCCGTTCCAGCGTCCGGGCGACGCGATCCTGCTCCTGGGGCGGCTGCGCGGCGAGCTGGGGGCGTCGCAGTATCTTTCCCTGCTGACGGGTGAGGTCTTCGGGCAGCCCCCGCGCGTGGATCTCGCCGCCGAGCGGGCCCTGGTGGAGTGCCTGGTGGCGTGCGCCGGCCGCGGCCTGCTGGCTTCGGCGCACGACGTCGCGGAGGGCGGCTTCGCGGTGGCCCTGGCCGAGAGCGCGGCGCTGGCGCTGCTGGGCGCCGACGTGCGCCTGGAGCCGGAGCGCGAGGGCGCCGGCGCCGCCGCCCTGCTGTTCGGCGAGGACCAGGGCGTCGTGGTGGCCAGCGCGCCTGCCGACCGGGCCGCGGCCGTGGCGGATCTGGCGGCGCGCCACGGCGTGCCGTGCCGGGCCATCGGGACGGTGGGCGCGAGCGGGGGCGACGTGACGATCCGCGTCGGAAGCGAGCAGGTCGTGCGGCCGGTGGCGCGGCTGCGCCGGATCTACGAGGACGCGCTGCCGCGGCGGCTCAACGGCGCCGGCGGCACGCAGCTTGCGCGAGGCAACTAG
- a CDS encoding YIP1 family protein has translation PVLTDLWRLVRAPFAPKAVFEEQQAAPTFWMPWIIVSVVFVVLQILQRPFQLRVRDLVLQKMGQPIPPGGVSAVRTVIGFATGALTVLILACIAAGIFYLLLLVFGGQTTFKKMLTVVIFSWPIAILQQVLTYVALSIRGVDSIQSVWDVQVSFGADLLVPSDAALSAFLRLFLAGIGPLAIWQLVITAIGLKTLGKVSTGAAWTAALISFLILLTGLAALGAVGMKAAGG, from the coding sequence CCCGTGCTCACCGATCTGTGGCGCCTGGTGCGCGCGCCCTTCGCCCCCAAGGCCGTGTTCGAGGAGCAGCAGGCGGCGCCCACCTTCTGGATGCCGTGGATCATCGTGAGCGTCGTGTTCGTCGTGCTGCAGATCCTCCAGCGGCCCTTCCAGCTGCGGGTGCGCGACCTGGTGCTGCAGAAGATGGGGCAGCCGATCCCCCCCGGCGGCGTCAGCGCCGTGCGGACGGTGATCGGCTTCGCCACCGGAGCGCTGACGGTGCTGATCCTGGCGTGCATCGCCGCCGGCATCTTCTACCTTCTGCTGCTGGTGTTCGGCGGCCAGACGACCTTCAAGAAGATGCTGACGGTCGTCATCTTCTCGTGGCCGATCGCGATCCTGCAGCAGGTGCTGACCTACGTCGCGCTCTCGATCCGCGGGGTGGACAGCATCCAGTCGGTGTGGGACGTCCAGGTGTCGTTCGGAGCGGACCTCCTGGTGCCGTCGGACGCCGCGCTGAGCGCCTTCCTCCGCCTGTTCCTCGCCGGCATCGGGCCGCTGGCCATCTGGCAGCTCGTCATCACGGCCATCGGGCTCAAGACGCTCGGGAAGGTGTCCACGGGTGCGGCGTGGACGGCGGCCCTGATCTCGTTCCTGATCCTGCTGACCGGCCTGGCGGCGCTGGGCGCCGTCGGCATGAAGGCCGCGGGAGGCTGA